In Arachis hypogaea cultivar Tifrunner chromosome 17, arahy.Tifrunner.gnm2.J5K5, whole genome shotgun sequence, a single window of DNA contains:
- the LOC140180623 gene encoding zinc finger BED domain-containing protein DAYSLEEPER-like — protein sequence MAFRMKMKFDKYWKDYSTVLAFGAILDPRLKLKFLRFCYKKLDPSTFELKANEEFRKFDCETQTSKDKDELEIYLKEGLIHTNEDDLKYDVLNFWKINEDRFPTLSVMARDVLSIPITTVASESAFSIGGRVLTKYRSSTLYEHVQMLICTRSWLRGFVPNHDDDEIGEIHEEEEVSTATMHPPQHS from the exons ATGGCTTTCAGAATGAAGATGAAGTTTGATAAATATTGGAAGGATTATAGCACTGTCTTAGCTTTTGGGGCAATTCTTGATCCTCGATTAAAGTTAAAGTTCTTGAggttttgttacaaaaaactagATCCTTCAACCTTTGAATTGAAGGCAAATGAA GAGTTCAGAAAATTTGACTGTGAAACCCAAACTTCCAAGGATAAAGATGAATTAGAGATTTATCTAAAAGAAGGTTTGATTCACACCAATGAAGATGATTTGAAGTATGATGTGCTGAATTTTTGGAAGATTAATGAGGATAGGTTTCCCACTCTGTCAGTTATGGCCAGAGATGTTTTAAGTATTCCCATCACTACGGTAGCATCTGAGTCTGCATTCAGTATTGGTGGACGTGTTTTAACAAAATATCGAAGTTCCACTCTTTATGAGCATGTCCAAATGCTTATTTGCACAAGGAGTTGGTTACGTGGATTTGTTCCAAATCATGATG ATGATGAAATTGGTGAaattcatgaagaagaagaagtgtcaACAGCAACGATGCATCCCCCTCAACATTCATGA